A window from Dromaius novaehollandiae isolate bDroNov1 chromosome 1, bDroNov1.hap1, whole genome shotgun sequence encodes these proteins:
- the STYXL2 gene encoding serine/threonine/tyrosine-interacting-like protein 2 has translation MASSRDSDNEQAVPDEEEERSEVQAVQAHYLRSPSPSRYSMISDTDTESIFMEPIHLSSAVAAKQIINEELKTNHVKVDSVCPRMLESAQQLMVEDLYNRVKEKIDDTSLFNTPCVMDLQRALVKDRLETPRDAVDEVWPNVFIAEKSVAVNKSRLKRLGITHILNAAHGTGVYTGPGFYNGLNIQYLGIEVDDFPDIDISKHFRPAAEFLDEALLTYRGKILVSSEMGISRSAVLVAAYLMIYHHMTILEALMTLRKKRAIYPNDGFLKQLRELNEQLLEERELENTGDEEVTPNQSPVVRTRTSSQLSGVGDSESIMGAKAHSITVEEDTSSLLGSLMSSSSVGKTSWVSKHSTLISEEEEEQLYEEWRKKQGLPAKELATDHGRRTSPKLLAQEGEQSEEDVEQMIHDWQRRNEKYQMEGPPQEEDGDFSMGRRPYPSGEFSDVESVSSLEIRTLKQQLEASSCNRMRRSRTGSVSSESTWDMWNQRLLEIEKEAAQRYHSKNKSGGESWSSETRRKERDVDEESVFSDSSYFYNFCQKNKDKLTPLERWKVKRIQFGFHKKDLESSSSSAPSPAEDGSQPGGEVTEGKSLSDINLSAYQTWKMKQQKKVGSESKDEFVELAKSEDSVSAKKKQRRAELLEHSKKILEESQSMCSWETDSTMSGSIPLSAFWPSVPSASGTEDASSALSMQTNHSSLSQARSSAGAMRPQTPSIPLPNLPVGPGDTISMANIQNWIANVVSETIAQKQNEIMMLSRPSSAIASSVMSGDLSRHVDDDKVSLLSAQSASSLATSQLRKQDMQRAESQSVLSCNTSVSARTEGTSSNMKVTQTSKPLYSLFADDVDLKKLRRKEKEMQMEMREKMSDYQIEKVVRDNKRSTLFKKKVTKGEESENEDDTESTSGSHRHPLQADHDRTNRVFVLSSQSANAGALKSEVETGITKWLSGLKEREPPYHDQSEKVREKYNRSSKVREMDSETSSYRFCRSQREELNSCSSYESKGDSLRTMSRFSAASAIQDKKMYKFTRSRVSETTSSREKSPELYDFRRTPEPSFDSESPEPSTQSRVRSHRVEECEEEARSDMSEFGAKRKFTQSFSKSEEDGKKEAKVEQSEERFASREFSQYRRSIRKEEEEMDDDAIIAAWRSRLEETTAKLRRRKEE, from the exons ATGGCAAGCAGCAGAGATTCAGACAACGAGCAAGCAGTGCCggatgaagaggaagagagatCAGAGGTGCAGGCAGTGCAGGCCCACTATCTCCGCAGCCCCTCACCCAGCCG ATATTCAATGATATCAGACACTGATACAGAGAGCATCTTCATGGAGCCAATCCATCTGTCGTCTGCTGTGGCTGCCAAACAAATAATCAATGAAG AACTGAAAACAAACCATGTCAAAGTAGATTCAGTGTGTCCCAGGATGTTAGAGTCTGCACAGCAGTTGATGGTGGAAGACCTGTACAACCGAGTTAAGGAAAAGATTGATGACACCAGCTTGTTCAACACACCATGTGTGATGGACTTGCAGAGGGCCCTTGTGAAGGACAGGCTGGAGACCCCCAGGGATGCTGTGGATGAAGTCTGGCCTAACGTCTTCATAGCAGAAAA aagtGTTGCAGTGAACAAAAGCCGTCTGAAGAGACTGGGGATCACTCACATCCTGAATGCAGCTCATGGTACAGGTGTATACACAGGACCAGGTTTTTACAATGGTCTGAATATCCAATACTTGGGCATCGAAGTGGATGATTTTCCAGATATAGATATCTCCAAACACTTCCGTCCAGCTGCTGAGTTCCTGGATGAAGCACTGCTGACTTACAGAG GCAAAATCCTTGTCAGCAGTGAGATGGGAATCAGTCGCTCAGCTGTGCTGGTGGCTGCTTACCTTATGATCTACCACCATATGACCATTCTGGAAGCTCTCATGACTTTGAGAAAGAAGCGTGCCATTTATCCCAACGATGGTTTTCTGAAACAGCTAAGAGAGCTCAATGAGCAATTGTTGGAGGAACGAGAGCTGGAGAATACTGGAGATGAGGAAGTCACTCCCAATCAAAGTCCTGTTGTCCGCACACGGACTTCTTCCCAGCTGTCTGGAGTTGGGGACTCAGAAAGCATCATGGGAGCCAAAGCCCACTCTATCACAGTAGAAGaagacaccagcagcctgctgggTAGTCTTATGAGCTCTTCATCGGTAGGAAAAACTAGCTGGGTTTCCAAACACTCCACCCTCAtcagtgaggaagaagaggaacagCTGTATGaggaatggaggaaaaaacaaggCCTGCCTGCAAAGGAACTGGCAACTGACCATGGAAGGAGAACATCTCCAAAGCTGCTGGCTCAGGAAGGGGAACAATCTGAGGAGGATGTGGAACAGATGATCCATGACTGGCAGCGCAGAAATGAGAAATATCAAATGGAGGGTCCACCCCAGGAGGAGGATGGAGACTTCAGCATGGGAAGAAGACCTTACCCATCAGGTGAATTCAGTGATGTTGAGAGCGTGAGCAGTCTTGAGATCCGAACCCTCAAACAACAGCTGGAAGCCAGTAGCTGTAATAGGATGAGGAGGAGCCGCACAGGCTCTGTTTCTTCAGAGAGCACTTGGGACATGTGGAACCAGAGACTTCTGGAGATTGAGAAGGAAGCCGCTCAGAGGTATCATTCTAAGAATAAAAGTGGTGGGGAGAGCTGGTCCTCAGAaacaagaagaaaggagagggatgTGGATGAGGAGAGTGTGTTTTCAGACAGTAGCTATTTTTATAATTTCTGCCAAAAGAACAAAGACAAGCTTACTCCTCTAGAAAGGTGGAAGGTCAAAAGGATCCAGTTTGGCTTTCATAAGAAGGATTTAGAATCATCATCGTCTTCTGCTCCATCTCCAGCCGAAGATGGCAGCCAGCCAGGTGGGGAGGTGACAGAAGGGAAGAGCTTGTCAGATATTAACCTGTCTGCGTACCAGACTTggaaaatgaagcagcagaaaaaggtGGGCAGCGAAAGCAAGGATGAATTTGTGGAGCTTGCCAAAAGTGAGGATTCTGTTTCAGCCAAAAAGAAGCAGAGGCGAGCAGAGCTCCTTGAACATTCAAAGAAAATCTTAGAAGAAAGCCAGTCCATGTGCAGCTGGGAGACAGACAGTACAATGAGTGGGAGTATTCCACTGTCAGCTTTCTGGCCCTCAGTGCCTTCTGCAAGTGGTACTGAGGATGCATCTTCTGCACTGAGCATGCAGACAAATCACTCATCTTTGTCTCAGGCCAGGAGTAGTGCTGGGGCAATGCGGCCTCAAACACCAAGTATACCCCTCCCCAACCTCCCAGTTGGCCCAGGTGACACAATATCCATGGCAAACATTCAGAACTGGATCGCTAACGTAGTTAGTGAAACCATTGCTCAAAAGCAAAATGAGATCATGATGCTGTCCCGTCCGTCTTCTGCAATAGCCTCCAGCGTAATGTCAGGAGACCTTAGCAGGCATGTAGATGATGATAAAGTATCCCTTCTCAGTGCTCAGAGTGCCTCATCCCTTGCTACCTCTCAGCTCCGCAAGCAGGACATGCAGAGGGCTGAGTCTCAGTCTGTCCTGTCTTGCAATACCTCAGTGAGTGCAAGGACAGAAGGGACTAGTTCAAACATGAAAGTaacacaaacaagcaaaccaCTGTACAGCCTCTTTGCTGATGATGTTGACCTGAAGAAActcaggaggaaggagaaggagatgcaaatggaaatgagagagaaaatgtcAGATTATCAAATTGAAAAGGTGGTCAGAGACAATAAACGCagcactttatttaaaaaaaaggtgacCAAAGGAGAGGAAAGTGAAAATGAAGATGACACAGAGAGCACATCAGGCAGCCATAGACACCCCTTACAAGCAGATCATGACAGAACCAATAGAGTGTTTGTTCTATCCAGTCAATCTGCAAATGCAGGTGCACTGAAGTCAGAGGTAGAGACTGGTATTACCAAGTGGCTGAGTGGCCTGAAAGAAAGAGAACCACCATACCATGATCAAAGTGAGAAGGTTAGGGAGAAATATAACAGATCATCCAAAGTTAGAGAGATGGATTCTGAAACATCCAGTTACAGATTCTGCAGATCCCAAAGAGAAGAGCTAAACAGCTGTTCTTCCTATGAGTCAAAAGGAGATTCACTGAGAACCATGTCAagattttctgctgcttctgcaatACAGGACAAAAAGATGTATAAGTTCACAAGGTCAAGGGTCAGTGAGACAACAAGTTCAAGAGAAAAGAGCCCAGAGCTGTATGATTTCAGACGAACACCTGAACCGTCCTTTGACTCTGAATCCCCTGAACCATCTACACAGAGTAGAGTTAGATCTCATCGTGTGGAGGAGTG
- the GPA33 gene encoding cell surface A33 antigen isoform X2 codes for MMRRRMKGLQLFIFSAVLVTVHALTVETPVKKVEVARGNNATLPCNFNTEASISTGDVVVWKKIDSVDDAVTRYFDGLVQYGKGYENRVQFTGDVDKGDISITINAAIMEDNGTFTCNVRLRNDPPRQTALMALLVLVAPSKPECKIVGTAEYGQTINLTCISHEGSPKPTYAWQSYDVQNQLRSLQTPEGEQLTLKNISADTSGFYICTSTNRVGKESCNITVSVMPPYCCCCRESKDKDYEMTETEDRNEPSQEKPTRNQRADDDFEGE; via the exons ATGATGAGGAGGAGAATGAAAGGACTTCAGCTGTTCATTTTCAGTGCAG TTCTGGTAACTGTTCATGCCCTCACTGTGGAAACACCTGTCAAGAAAGTAGAGGTGGCACGAGGGAACAATGCTACTCTCCCCTGTAATTTTAATACTGAGGCTTCCATCAGCACAGGGGATGTCGTTGTCTGGAAGAAAATCGACAGTGTG GATGATGCTGTCACTAGGTATTTTGATGGACTTGTACAGTATGGCAAGGGCTATGAGAATCGTGTACAGTTCACTGGTGATGTAGACAAAGGGGACATCAGCATCACCATCAATGCGGCGATCATGGAAGACAACGGTACGTTCACATGCAATGTTCGTCTCCGGAATGACCCTCCCAGGCAGACTGCATTGATGGCTCTTTTAGTCCTTG ttgcACCATCAAAGCCAGAATGCAAGATTGTGGGGACAGCAGAATATGGGCAGACAATCAATCTGACCTGCATTTCTCATGAGGGCTCCCCAAAACCCACATATGCCTGGCAAAGCTACGATGTACAAAACCAACTCCGTTCACTACAAACACCAGAAG GAGAACAATTAACTCTAAAGAACATCTCAGCAGATACCTCTGGCTTTTACATCTGCACTTCAACCAACAGAGTAGGAAAGGAATCCTGCAACATCACAGTCAGCGTTATGCCAC CCTATTGCTGCTGCTGTCGGGAATCCAAGGACAAGGACTATGAGATGAC GGAGACAGAAGATAGAAATGAACCCTCCCAGGAGAAGCCTACGAGGAATCAGAGAGCAGACGATGATTTTGAAGGTGAATGA
- the GPA33 gene encoding cell surface A33 antigen isoform X1, protein MMRRRMKGLQLFIFSAVLVTVHALTVETPVKKVEVARGNNATLPCNFNTEASISTGDVVVWKKIDSVDDAVTRYFDGLVQYGKGYENRVQFTGDVDKGDISITINAAIMEDNGTFTCNVRLRNDPPRQTALMALLVLVAPSKPECKIVGTAEYGQTINLTCISHEGSPKPTYAWQSYDVQNQLRSLQTPEGEQLTLKNISADTSGFYICTSTNRVGKESCNITVSVMPPSMNIALYAGIIGGGVAAIILIGFLAYCCCCRESKDKDYEMTETEDRNEPSQEKPTRNQRADDDFEGE, encoded by the exons ATGATGAGGAGGAGAATGAAAGGACTTCAGCTGTTCATTTTCAGTGCAG TTCTGGTAACTGTTCATGCCCTCACTGTGGAAACACCTGTCAAGAAAGTAGAGGTGGCACGAGGGAACAATGCTACTCTCCCCTGTAATTTTAATACTGAGGCTTCCATCAGCACAGGGGATGTCGTTGTCTGGAAGAAAATCGACAGTGTG GATGATGCTGTCACTAGGTATTTTGATGGACTTGTACAGTATGGCAAGGGCTATGAGAATCGTGTACAGTTCACTGGTGATGTAGACAAAGGGGACATCAGCATCACCATCAATGCGGCGATCATGGAAGACAACGGTACGTTCACATGCAATGTTCGTCTCCGGAATGACCCTCCCAGGCAGACTGCATTGATGGCTCTTTTAGTCCTTG ttgcACCATCAAAGCCAGAATGCAAGATTGTGGGGACAGCAGAATATGGGCAGACAATCAATCTGACCTGCATTTCTCATGAGGGCTCCCCAAAACCCACATATGCCTGGCAAAGCTACGATGTACAAAACCAACTCCGTTCACTACAAACACCAGAAG GAGAACAATTAACTCTAAAGAACATCTCAGCAGATACCTCTGGCTTTTACATCTGCACTTCAACCAACAGAGTAGGAAAGGAATCCTGCAACATCACAGTCAGCGTTATGCCAC CATCCATGAACATTGCTCTTTATGCTGGCATCATTGGTGGTGGTGTTGCTGCAATTATACTTATTGGTTTTTTAGCCTATTGCTGCTGCTGTCGGGAATCCAAGGACAAGGACTATGAGATGAC GGAGACAGAAGATAGAAATGAACCCTCCCAGGAGAAGCCTACGAGGAATCAGAGAGCAGACGATGATTTTGAAGGTGAATGA